In a genomic window of Candidatus Rokuibacteriota bacterium:
- a CDS encoding GAF domain-containing protein has translation MHWTIQRKLTALVLVVLLPLLAGVLLEFRGETWVARERAQEELLATAQSVARQLDAVLSGQIENLDALVTLRGIERLEDGDLAAFASRVRVAHPFVRELFTAGADGRLLAVSGSRAVGATPSVADRADFRAVMQARAPRVGGPQPGVTDPRLAVPILVPALDRQGTSLGVAVAEIDLAALSAFLEGAPRGQRGEVAVLTAAGTVVARTGAEPRQLGRPLSSEPASLALIRQGNGVAEWRWEDGQTRLAGAAAMPRTAWVVVATMASELTSAAGGARLLSDLRWVALVTLLALLAASVISRRMNRSVQALIAGARGLAEGEGAPIVVPTRDELAELAERFNRSVDTRRAARAALEARQRGVEALAEVNLGLSRQLELEPLLKQVTDALARLTGARNVVLWGVEDRVRRLVRRACTCDAAISLEGFPESLAFGEGATGWIADNRRPLVVDDVTGDARMYAVPWARAHGLLVFAGVPVLAADELVGVLTLNLDRGHVVDDDERALLVSFASQAAVALRNAQIFARTEARRRMAETLADLGRTLAQALDPDVVARQVVDHVRGLLRVHSSALFQLDPQSGDLVALAVTGEVGPTLCPGLVFPRGMGAAGLAVQSGLPVVSRNVLTDARITLNSEMREAIERSAHRAVLTVPLTARGTVVGALSVGDREDREFDAEEIGLLQAFADAAALALDNARLHEQTRQRLRHLDSLREVVEQILEPLSLEDRLNVITRNAAELVGGDRATLALMAPAGDGLEVRAGYKLFQGELGSQVALGQGGLGVAADTREGVLVTDYQGWPHRSPLLVARQGEHPILGAIAYPLLVRDQVIGALSVGTCTPGKRFSAADVDRLASLAGPAALAIEHSRLYQELEARLSQLQETQAQLVQAAKLSAVGQLVSGVAHELNNPLSVVMGHSQLLLSKELPPALRRPLEQILAQGARMAKIVQGLLLFSRQRKRTHEAVSLPRIIEQTLALRADQLRLSGIRVEVEHAADLPPAAGDAHQLQQVFLNLLLNAEQAIAGPGGGDRISIRSWAEVERGKPRVRVEVSDNGPGIPPDVLPRIFDPFFTTKAVGKGTGLGLSVSYGIIEQHGGRLIAESRPGHTVFTVELPAMAEAAAAAPAPPAPPPRAAGLGRRALVVDDEPFIVDFLTALLQESGWEVDACGGGRAALECVRHGRYDLVISDMRMAEGTGEELYRAVAVQRRELARRFLFITGDTANPQVWKFLEEVGVPVLAKPFSADALLRAVQQLTA, from the coding sequence ATGCACTGGACCATCCAACGGAAGCTCACGGCGCTGGTGCTGGTGGTCCTCCTCCCGCTGCTCGCGGGCGTTCTCCTGGAGTTCCGGGGGGAAACCTGGGTGGCGCGCGAACGCGCCCAGGAGGAGCTGCTCGCGACGGCGCAGAGCGTAGCGCGCCAGCTCGATGCGGTGCTGAGCGGACAGATCGAGAACCTCGACGCGCTGGTGACGCTGCGGGGGATCGAGCGCCTCGAGGATGGTGACCTGGCCGCCTTTGCCTCCCGGGTGCGCGTGGCCCATCCCTTCGTCCGCGAGCTGTTCACCGCCGGCGCCGACGGGCGCCTCCTCGCTGTGAGCGGCTCGCGCGCCGTCGGGGCGACGCCGTCCGTCGCCGACCGGGCCGACTTCCGCGCGGTGATGCAGGCGCGGGCGCCGCGCGTGGGCGGACCCCAGCCCGGGGTCACCGATCCGCGGCTGGCCGTGCCCATCCTCGTGCCTGCCCTGGACAGGCAGGGCACCTCGCTGGGCGTGGCCGTCGCCGAGATCGACCTGGCGGCGCTGTCGGCCTTTCTCGAGGGCGCGCCACGCGGACAGCGGGGCGAGGTCGCCGTGCTCACGGCGGCCGGCACCGTCGTCGCCCGGACCGGCGCGGAGCCGCGACAGCTCGGCCGGCCCCTGTCCTCGGAGCCCGCGTCGCTGGCCCTGATCCGCCAGGGCAACGGGGTGGCCGAGTGGCGCTGGGAGGACGGCCAGACGCGGCTGGCCGGGGCTGCCGCGATGCCGCGGACAGCCTGGGTGGTCGTGGCCACCATGGCCTCGGAGCTGACTTCCGCGGCGGGCGGCGCGCGCCTGCTCAGCGATCTGCGCTGGGTCGCGCTCGTCACGCTGCTGGCGCTCCTCGCCGCCTCGGTGATCAGCCGGCGGATGAACCGCTCGGTCCAGGCGCTCATCGCCGGCGCCCGGGGCCTCGCGGAGGGCGAGGGAGCCCCCATCGTGGTGCCGACGCGCGACGAGCTCGCCGAGCTGGCGGAGCGCTTCAACCGGTCCGTCGACACGCGACGGGCGGCGCGGGCCGCCCTCGAGGCGCGGCAGCGGGGGGTCGAGGCGCTCGCCGAGGTGAACCTGGGGCTGTCGCGCCAGCTGGAGCTCGAGCCGCTGCTGAAGCAGGTCACCGACGCGCTGGCCCGCCTCACCGGGGCCCGGAACGTGGTCCTCTGGGGCGTGGAGGACCGGGTCCGCCGGCTCGTCCGCCGCGCCTGCACCTGCGACGCCGCGATCTCACTGGAGGGCTTCCCGGAGAGCCTCGCCTTCGGCGAGGGCGCCACCGGCTGGATCGCCGACAATCGCCGGCCGCTCGTGGTCGACGACGTCACCGGCGACGCCCGCATGTACGCCGTGCCGTGGGCGCGCGCCCACGGGCTCCTCGTCTTCGCCGGTGTGCCCGTGCTCGCGGCGGACGAGCTGGTCGGAGTGTTGACCCTCAACCTCGATCGCGGTCACGTCGTGGACGATGACGAGCGGGCGCTGCTCGTATCCTTTGCCTCGCAGGCCGCCGTGGCCCTGCGCAACGCCCAGATATTCGCGCGGACCGAGGCCCGGCGACGCATGGCCGAGACCCTCGCCGATCTGGGCCGGACCCTGGCGCAGGCCCTGGACCCTGACGTCGTGGCCCGCCAGGTCGTCGACCACGTGCGCGGGCTCCTGCGGGTGCACTCCTCGGCCCTGTTCCAGCTCGATCCCCAGTCGGGTGATCTCGTGGCGCTGGCCGTCACGGGGGAGGTGGGCCCGACCCTCTGCCCGGGCTTGGTCTTTCCCCGCGGCATGGGGGCCGCCGGGCTCGCCGTGCAGTCGGGCCTGCCCGTCGTGTCCCGCAATGTCCTCACCGATGCGCGCATCACGCTCAACTCGGAGATGCGCGAGGCCATCGAGCGCTCGGCTCACCGGGCGGTGCTCACCGTGCCGCTCACCGCCCGGGGCACGGTCGTCGGGGCGCTCTCCGTGGGGGACCGCGAGGACCGGGAGTTCGACGCCGAGGAGATCGGACTCCTCCAGGCCTTCGCCGACGCGGCGGCCCTGGCGCTGGACAACGCCCGGCTCCACGAGCAGACGCGACAGCGGCTGCGCCACCTGGACTCGCTCCGCGAGGTGGTCGAGCAGATCCTCGAGCCGCTGAGTCTCGAGGACCGGCTCAACGTGATCACGCGGAACGCGGCGGAGCTGGTCGGGGGCGACCGCGCCACGCTGGCCCTCATGGCGCCGGCGGGTGACGGGCTCGAGGTTCGCGCAGGCTACAAGCTCTTCCAGGGCGAGCTCGGGTCGCAGGTCGCGCTGGGGCAGGGGGGGCTCGGGGTGGCCGCTGACACGCGCGAAGGCGTCCTCGTCACCGACTACCAGGGCTGGCCGCATCGCAGCCCGCTCCTGGTCGCCCGCCAGGGGGAGCATCCGATCCTGGGCGCCATCGCCTATCCGCTCCTCGTCCGGGACCAGGTCATCGGCGCGCTGTCGGTGGGCACCTGCACCCCCGGCAAGCGCTTCTCCGCGGCCGACGTCGACCGGCTCGCGAGTCTCGCCGGGCCCGCCGCACTGGCCATCGAGCACAGCCGCCTCTACCAGGAGCTCGAGGCGAGACTCTCCCAGCTCCAGGAGACCCAGGCGCAGCTCGTCCAGGCTGCCAAGCTCTCCGCCGTGGGCCAGCTCGTGTCCGGCGTGGCGCACGAGCTGAACAACCCGCTCTCGGTGGTCATGGGCCACAGCCAGCTTCTCCTCTCGAAGGAGCTGCCGCCCGCGCTCCGCCGTCCCCTGGAGCAGATCCTCGCCCAGGGGGCGCGCATGGCGAAGATCGTGCAGGGGCTGCTCCTCTTCTCCCGCCAGCGGAAGCGGACCCACGAGGCCGTGTCGCTGCCCCGGATCATCGAGCAGACACTGGCGCTGCGTGCCGACCAGCTCCGCCTGTCGGGGATCCGCGTCGAGGTCGAGCATGCCGCGGACCTGCCGCCGGCGGCGGGCGATGCCCACCAGCTCCAGCAGGTGTTCCTCAACCTCCTGCTCAACGCGGAGCAGGCCATCGCCGGCCCCGGCGGCGGCGACCGCATCAGCATCCGGAGCTGGGCGGAGGTCGAGCGGGGCAAGCCGCGTGTGCGCGTGGAGGTGAGCGACAACGGCCCGGGGATCCCCCCCGACGTCCTCCCACGGATCTTCGACCCGTTCTTCACGACCAAGGCCGTGGGCAAGGGCACGGGGCTCGGCCTCAGCGTCTCCTACGGCATCATCGAGCAGCACGGCGGCCGGCTCATCGCCGAGAGCCGGCCGGGTCACACGGTGTTCACCGTCGAGCTGCCCGCGATGGCGGAGGCGGCCGCGGCGGCCCCGGCGCCGCCGGCGCCACCCCCGCGGGCGGCGGGCCTGGGGCGCCGCGCGCTCGTGGTGGACGACGAGCCCTTCATCGTGGACTTCCTGACCGCCCTGCTCCAGGAGAGCGGCTGGGAGGTGGACGCCTGTGGCGGCGGCCGGGCCGCGCTCGAGTGCGTGCGGCACGGCCGCTACGACCTGGTCATCTCCGACATGCGCATGGCCGAGGGCACGGGCGAGGAGCTCTACCGGGCCGTCGCCGTCCAGCGGCGCGAGCTGGCGCGGCGCTTCCTCTTCATCACGGGGGACACGGCGAATCCGCAGGTGTGGAAGTTCCTGGAGGAGGTGGGCGTGCCGGTTCTCGCGAAACCGTTCAGCGCGGATGCGCTGCTCCGCGCGGTGCAGCAGCTGACCGCTTGA
- a CDS encoding HU family DNA-binding protein, with protein MTKSELVAVMAKASGGTKVSSERALNAFLDTVFESLKKGRRVTLGGFGTFMVSRRAERDGRNPRTGKVIKIPAARVPRFKPSRALKAAVL; from the coding sequence ATGACCAAATCGGAGCTGGTCGCGGTCATGGCGAAGGCCTCGGGCGGGACCAAGGTATCCTCGGAGCGGGCGCTCAACGCCTTTCTCGACACCGTCTTCGAGTCGCTCAAGAAGGGCCGGCGCGTCACCCTCGGCGGATTCGGCACGTTCATGGTCAGTCGGCGGGCCGAGCGCGACGGACGCAACCCCCGCACCGGCAAGGTCATCAAGATCCCGGCCGCCAGGGTCCCGCGCTTCAAGCCCAGTCGCGCCCTCAAGGCCGCAGTCCTCTAG
- a CDS encoding DUF433 domain-containing protein, protein MTARPERRYIVRADEILGGQPIIVGTRVPVRAVVELWRLGVAPEEIPTHLSHLTLAQVFNALSYDADHQAEIQQYSDRKQIPDDIVHPLARPDA, encoded by the coding sequence ATGACGGCAAGACCCGAGCGCCGCTACATCGTCCGCGCCGATGAGATTCTCGGCGGCCAACCCATCATCGTGGGCACGCGCGTCCCGGTGCGCGCCGTCGTGGAGCTCTGGCGCCTCGGCGTGGCCCCCGAGGAGATTCCCACCCACCTCTCGCATCTCACCCTGGCCCAGGTGTTCAACGCCCTGAGCTACGACGCGGACCACCAGGCCGAGATCCAGCAGTACAGCGACCGCAAGCAGATCCCGGACGACATCGTGCACCCGCTCGCGCGTCCGGATGCCTAG
- a CDS encoding DEAD/DEAH box helicase family protein, whose translation MSEFEVPEPILSGPYDEPGEHWRIVEGEPPRLEPGRRPAMYYYRPPGPVSEGEADGLGTLIELKLVSRVRQRLKEWQAAGRPGVTRTTGELLEYWTREGRQHRLFFAQREAAETIIFLTEARADFRQGIDIPLDEPSEERRAAGHTAFRRFACKMATGSGKTTVMAMLAAWSILNKVNNRSDARFSDVVLVICPNVTIRSRLGELDPQGGDASLYRTRDLVPPHLMADLTQGRVLMTNWHVFEPQAMTPGGVSAKVARAGVAVRTQETITIGPKTTTARNRRYLTPEELDRQLAAGLLAVLEENRDRQGNLRRVRVEAVRYVESDTALVNRVIGREVGGKQNILVFNDEAHHAYRIRREEPNGETDGLFGEAEDEDEFYREATVWVDGLDRIHKLRGINFCVDLSATPYYLGRMGPDTNRIFPWVVSDFGLTDAIESGLVKIPQLAVRDTTGAEIPGYFNIWRWIMPRLTAGERGGSRGNPKPEAVVKWAATPVAMLAGLWEELRAEWAWRQDDPRPPVFILVCRNTAIAKVVYEWLALDRPPAGIPPANIAGFRNAPGRENTIRVDSKVVHETDSDQAKSDESAWMRLTLDTVGKVAWPVDRQGRAIHPAGFEELARKLGRPLHPPGRDVRCIVSVGMLTEGWDCSTVTHIVGLRPFMSQLLCEQVVGRGLRRSSYEVGENGRLEEEVAKVFGVPFQVIPFKENKGAARPPVPKRHHVHAVPARSALEIRFPRVEGYRQAIRNRVALDWAAVPSVTLDPTRIPPEVEVKAALPNNRGRPSLTGPGKLERVDLNPYRAGYRMQQIVFDMAADLTRDYVGHPGCEAPAHVLFPQLARIVERFLAERVHPLPPANLLDVALSPYYGWVIEALVGAIKPDTSGGEAPELPRYESRRGQGSTAEVDFWTSRDVREVTRSHVNYVVADTAKWEQSAAYILDTHPLVEAFAKNAGLGFAMPYLHNGQTHDYVPDFVVRLRTDPPRHLVLEIKGYDPLEEVKVAAARRWVAAVNADGSYGPWAYAITKRVADVPAALEQGARQSP comes from the coding sequence GTGAGCGAATTCGAGGTCCCAGAACCCATCCTCAGCGGCCCGTACGACGAGCCCGGCGAGCACTGGCGCATCGTGGAGGGCGAGCCTCCGCGCCTGGAGCCCGGGCGACGACCCGCCATGTACTACTACCGGCCGCCCGGCCCCGTCAGCGAAGGCGAGGCCGACGGACTCGGCACTCTCATCGAGCTGAAGCTGGTCAGCCGCGTCCGCCAGCGGCTCAAGGAGTGGCAGGCGGCGGGCCGGCCCGGCGTCACGCGCACCACGGGCGAGCTGCTGGAGTACTGGACGCGCGAGGGCCGCCAGCACCGGCTCTTCTTCGCCCAGCGCGAGGCCGCGGAGACCATCATCTTCCTCACCGAGGCGCGGGCCGACTTCCGCCAGGGCATCGACATCCCTCTCGACGAGCCGAGCGAGGAGCGGCGGGCGGCCGGCCACACCGCATTCCGTCGGTTCGCCTGCAAGATGGCCACCGGCAGCGGAAAGACCACCGTCATGGCCATGCTCGCGGCCTGGAGCATCCTCAACAAGGTCAATAACCGGAGCGACGCCCGCTTCTCCGACGTGGTCCTGGTCATCTGCCCGAACGTCACGATCCGCAGCCGCCTCGGCGAGCTGGACCCCCAGGGAGGCGACGCCAGCCTCTACCGGACCCGGGACCTGGTGCCGCCCCACTTGATGGCCGACCTCACCCAGGGGCGGGTGCTCATGACCAACTGGCACGTCTTCGAGCCTCAGGCCATGACCCCGGGAGGGGTGAGCGCCAAGGTGGCGCGGGCCGGCGTCGCGGTCCGGACGCAAGAGACGATCACAATCGGGCCGAAGACCACCACAGCCCGCAATCGCCGCTACCTCACGCCCGAGGAGCTGGACCGCCAGCTCGCGGCCGGCCTCCTGGCGGTCCTCGAGGAGAACCGCGACCGCCAGGGCAACCTCAGAAGGGTCCGGGTGGAGGCGGTCCGCTACGTGGAGAGCGACACGGCTCTCGTCAATCGCGTGATCGGCCGGGAGGTTGGCGGGAAGCAGAACATCCTCGTCTTCAACGACGAGGCGCACCACGCCTACCGCATCCGCCGCGAGGAGCCGAATGGCGAGACTGACGGTCTCTTCGGCGAGGCCGAGGACGAGGACGAGTTCTACCGCGAGGCGACGGTCTGGGTCGACGGCCTGGACCGCATCCACAAGCTGCGCGGCATCAACTTCTGCGTGGACCTGTCGGCCACGCCGTACTACCTCGGCCGCATGGGCCCGGACACCAACCGCATCTTCCCCTGGGTGGTGAGCGACTTCGGCCTCACCGACGCCATCGAGTCCGGGCTGGTGAAGATCCCGCAGCTCGCCGTGCGGGACACGACGGGCGCCGAGATCCCCGGCTACTTCAACATCTGGCGCTGGATCATGCCGCGGCTCACGGCGGGCGAGCGCGGCGGCTCCCGCGGCAACCCCAAGCCGGAGGCCGTGGTGAAGTGGGCGGCCACGCCCGTCGCCATGCTGGCCGGGCTATGGGAGGAGCTGCGCGCCGAATGGGCGTGGCGACAGGACGATCCACGGCCGCCCGTCTTCATCCTCGTGTGCCGCAACACGGCCATCGCGAAGGTCGTGTACGAGTGGCTGGCCCTCGACCGGCCGCCGGCCGGTATCCCCCCGGCGAACATCGCCGGCTTCCGCAACGCGCCGGGGCGCGAGAACACGATCCGGGTGGACTCGAAGGTGGTGCACGAGACCGATAGCGATCAGGCCAAGAGCGACGAGTCCGCCTGGATGCGTCTGACTCTCGACACGGTCGGCAAGGTTGCCTGGCCGGTCGACCGGCAGGGCCGGGCGATCCACCCCGCGGGCTTCGAGGAGCTGGCCCGCAAGCTCGGAAGGCCGTTACACCCCCCAGGCCGCGATGTCCGCTGCATCGTGAGCGTGGGCATGCTCACCGAGGGCTGGGATTGCAGCACCGTCACACACATCGTCGGGCTGCGCCCGTTCATGTCCCAGCTCCTGTGCGAGCAGGTGGTGGGCCGCGGGCTCCGGCGCTCCAGCTACGAGGTGGGCGAGAACGGCCGCCTCGAGGAGGAGGTCGCGAAGGTCTTCGGCGTGCCGTTCCAGGTCATCCCGTTCAAGGAGAACAAGGGCGCCGCCCGGCCGCCGGTGCCCAAGCGTCATCACGTACACGCCGTTCCAGCCCGGTCCGCTCTGGAGATCCGCTTTCCTCGCGTGGAGGGGTATCGACAGGCCATCCGCAATCGCGTGGCACTCGACTGGGCCGCCGTGCCGTCCGTCACGCTCGACCCCACGAGGATCCCGCCCGAGGTGGAGGTGAAGGCGGCGCTGCCCAACAACAGGGGGCGTCCCTCCCTCACCGGACCCGGCAAGCTCGAGCGCGTGGACCTGAACCCGTATCGGGCCGGCTACCGGATGCAGCAGATCGTCTTTGACATGGCGGCCGATCTCACGCGCGATTACGTGGGCCACCCGGGGTGCGAGGCGCCCGCCCACGTGCTGTTTCCCCAGCTCGCGCGGATCGTCGAGCGGTTCCTCGCCGAACGCGTCCACCCGCTTCCGCCGGCGAACCTGCTCGACGTGGCCCTGTCGCCGTACTACGGATGGGTGATCGAGGCCCTCGTGGGCGCCATCAAGCCGGACACGTCAGGTGGCGAGGCGCCCGAGCTCCCACGCTACGAGAGCCGGAGGGGCCAGGGTTCGACCGCGGAAGTGGACTTCTGGACGAGCCGCGACGTGCGCGAGGTGACGAGAAGCCATGTCAACTACGTGGTGGCGGACACGGCAAAGTGGGAGCAGTCGGCCGCGTACATCCTCGACACCCATCCGCTGGTTGAGGCCTTCGCGAAGAACGCCGGCCTCGGGTTCGCCATGCCCTACCTGCACAACGGGCAGACTCACGACTACGTCCCGGACTTCGTCGTCCGCCTGCGGACGGATCCGCCCAGGCACCTCGTGCTCGAGATCAAGGGCTACGACCCCCTCGAAGAGGTCAAGGTGGCCGCCGCGAGACGCTGGGTGGCTGCGGTGAATGCCGATGGCAGCTACGGCCCGTGGGCCTACGCGATCACCAAGCGGGTTGCCGACGTCCCGGCGGCCCTGGAGCAGGGTGCCCGGCAGTCACCTTGA